A DNA window from Drosophila sechellia strain sech25 chromosome X, ASM438219v1, whole genome shotgun sequence contains the following coding sequences:
- the LOC6614898 gene encoding cytochrome P450 18a1 — MLADSYLIKFVLRQLQVQQDGDAQHLLMVFLGLLALVSLLQWLVRNYRELRKLPPGPWGLPVIGYLLFMGNEKHTRFMELAKQYGSLFSTRLGSQLTVVMSDYKMIRECFRREEFTGRPDTPFMQTLNGYGIINSTGKLWKDQRRFLHDKLRQFGMTYMGNGKQQMQKRIMTEVHEFIGHLHASDGQPVDMSPVISVAVSNVICSLMMSTRFSIDDPKFRRFNFLIEEGMRLFGEIHTVDYIPTMQCFPSISTAKNKIAQNRAEMQRFYQDVIDDHKRSFDPNNIRDLVDFYICEIEKAKSEGTDAELFDGKNHEEQLVQVIIDLFSAGMETIKTTLLWINVFMLRNPKEMRRVQDELDQVVGRHRLPTIEDLQYLPITESTILESMRRSSIVPLATTHSPTRDVELNGYTIPAGSHVIPLINSVHMDPNLWEKPEEFRPSRFIDTEGKVRKPEYFIPFGVGRRMCLGDVLARMELFLFFASFMHCFDIALPEGQPLPSLKGNVGATITPESFKVCLKRRPLAPTAADPHHMRNVGAN; from the exons ATGCTAGCCGATTCGTACCTGATCAAGTTTGTGCTGCGCCAGCTGCAGGTGCAGCAGGATGGCGATGCCCAGCACCTGCTGATGGTCTTCCTGGGCCTGCTGGCCCTGGTCAGCCTGCTCCAGTGGCTGGTGAGGAACTACCGGGAGCTGCGCAAGCTGCCGCCGGGTCCCTGGGGCCTGCCCGTCATCGGTTACCTGCTGTTCATGGGCAACGAGAAGCACACGCGCTTCATGGAGCTGGCCAAGCAGTACGGATCGCTCTTCTCCACGCGACTGGGCAGCCAGCTGACCGTCGTGATGAGTGACTACAAGATGATCCGCGAGTGCTTCCGGCGCGAGGAGTTCACCGGACGCCCAGACACTCCCTTCATGCAGACGCTGAACGGATATG GCATTATCAACAGCACTGGCAAACTGTGGAAGGATCAGCGCCGCTTTCTGCACGACAAGCTCCGCCAGTTCGGGATGACCTACATGGGCAACGGCAAGCAGCAGATGCAGAAGCGCATCATG ACGGAAGTGCACGAGTTCATCGGCCACCTGCATGCCAGCGATGGCCAGCCCGTGGACATGTCACCCGTCATCTCGGTGGCCGTCAGCAATGTCATCTGCAGCCTGATGATGAGCACCCGGTTCAGCATCGACGATCCCAAGTTCCGGCGCTTCAACTTCCTCATCGAGGAGGGCATGCGGCTGTTCGGCGAGATCCACACGGTCGACTACATACCCACCATGCAGTGCTTCCCCAGCATCTCGACGGCCAAGAACAAGATCGCCCAGAATCGCGCCGAGATGCAGCGGTTCTACCAGGACGTGATCGATGACCACAAGCGCAGCTTCGATCCCAACAACATCCGCGACCTGGTCGACTTCTATATCTGCGAGATCGAGAAGGCCAAGTCCGAGGGCACGGATGCCGAGCTCTTCGATGGCAAGAATCACG AGGAGCAACTGGTACAGGTGATCATCGATCTGTTCTCCGCCGGCATGGAAACCATCAAGACTACACTGCTGTGGATCAACGTGTTTATGCTGCGCAATCCCAAGGAGATGCGCCGCGTCCAGGACGAACTGGACCAGGTTGTCGGTCGCCATCGCCTGCCCACCATTGAGGATCTGCAGTACCTGCCCATCACCGAGTCCACCATTCTGGAGTCGATGCGCCGTTCCAGCATCGTTCCCTTGGCCACCACTCACTCGCCCACAAG GGATGTGGAACTCAATGGGTACACCATACCGGCCGGCTCGCATGTCATCCCGCTGATCAATAGCGTCCACATGGACCCCAATCTGTGGGAGAAGCCCGAGGAATTCCGCCCCTCGCGATTCATCGACACCGAGGGCAAGGTGCGCAAGCCGGAATACTTCATACCCTTCGGAGTGGGCAGGCGGATGTGTCTGGGCGACGTGCTGGCGCGGATGGAGCTCTTCCTGTTCTTCGCCTCCTTCATGCACTGCTTCGACATCGCCCTGCCCGAGGGTCAGCCGCTGCCCAGTCTCAAGGGCAACGTGGGCGCCACCATCACGCCGGAGTCGTTCAAGGTCTGCCTCAAGCGCCGCCCCCTGGCGCCCACCGCCGCCGATCCGCACCACATGCGCAACGTTGGCGCCAACTGA
- the LOC6614897 gene encoding probable cytochrome P450 308a1 isoform X1, whose protein sequence is MLPLVLFILLAATLLFWKWQGNHWRRLGLVAPFGWPLVGNMLDFALGRRSYGEIYQEIYTRNPGLKYVGFYRLFNEPAILVRDQELLRQILVGRNFADCADNAVYVDNQRDVLASHNPFIANGDRWRVLRADLVPLFTPSRVRQTLPHVARACQLLRDQVPLGRFEAKDLATRYTLQVVASAIFGLDAHCLGSHKRMAPPSRWLEWLAPLFQPSVWSLLETMSLLHSPRLGRLIGHRYVPLPLQHWFRDLVEARSGGDNLLQWLAESKRGLGTEELAGHATTLLLEGYETSAMLLAFALYELALNEDAQRRLHIELDEVAQRHAGNLIDPVALGELRYSEAALLEALRLHPAMQALQKRCTKSFTLPDQKPAASSALKVQLGTVLVLPVQAIHLDPAVYPAPNQFRPERFLIQPPVGCRFLGFGAGPRMCPGMRLGLLQTKAALATLLQDHCVLLADEDQCRVEVSPLTFLTASRKGIWLRFKRRTRRY, encoded by the exons ATGCTGCCACTGGTGCTATTTATCCTTTTGGCCGCCACGCTTCTGTTTTGGAAATGGCAGGGCAATCACTGGCGTCGCCTGGGACTGGTGGCACCCTTTGGCTGGCCACTGGTTGGGAATATGTTGGACTTTGCCCTGGGCCGCCGCTCATATGGCGAGATTTACCAGGAAATCTATAC TCGGAATCCGGGCCTGAAATATGTGGGTTTCTATCGCCTGTTTAACGAACCCGCCATTTTGGTGCGTGACCAGGAGTTGCTGCGCCAGATCCTGGTGGGCCGTAACTTTGCCGACTGTGCGGACAACGCCGTTTATGTGGACAACCAGCGCGATGTCCTGGCTAGCCACAATCCCTTTATCGCCAACGGGGACCGCTGGCGAGTCTTGCGGGCCGACCTGGTGCCGCTCTTCACACCCAGTCGAGTGCGTCAGACCTTGCCACATGTGGCCAGAGCATGTCAGTTGCTCCGGGATCAGGTGCCCCTTGGACGCTTCGAGGCCAAGGATTTGGCCACTCGTTATACGCTGCAAGTGGTTGCCTCCGCGATCTTCGGTCTGGATGCCCATTGCTTGGGGAGTCACAAGAGGATGGCTCCACCAAGTCGTTGGCTGGAATGGCTCGCTCCGCTCTTTCAGCCAAGTGTTTGGAGTTTGCTGGAGACCATGTCACTGCTCCACTCTCCTCGATTGGGTAGACTCATTGGCCACCG ATACGTACCCCTGCCGCTGCAGCACTGGTTCAGGGATTTGGTGGAGGCTAGAAGTGGTGGCGACAACCTCCTGCAATGGCTGGCGGAGAGCAAAAGGGGCTTGGGAACGGAGGAGCTTGCAGGACATGCCACCACTCTCCTACTGGAGGGCTACGAAACCTCGGCGATGCTCCTGGCATTTGCCCTCTACGAATTGGCCCTCAATGAGGATGCACAGCGACGGCTACACATCGAATTGGATGAAGTGGCTCAGCGCCACGCAGGCAATCTGATTGACCCAGTGGCTCTGGGTGAACTTCGCTATAGCGAAGCTGCACTCTTGGAGGCACTGCGTCTTCATCCGGCCATGCAGGCTCTGCAGAAGCGCTGCACCAAGTCATTCACCCTTCCAGACCAGAAACCAGCAGCGAGCAGCGCACTTAAGGTGCAATTGGGCACAGTGCTGGTGCTGCCCGTTCAGGCCATTCATCT AGATCCCGCAGTGTATCCGGCACCCAACCAGTTTCGTCCAGAACGCTTTCTGATTCAGCCACCAGTGGGCTGTCGGTTTCTGGGCTTCGGAGCTGGACCACGAATGTGTCCGGGAATGCGACTTGGCCTGCTCCAGACGAAGGCTGCACTGGCCACACTCCTGCAGGACCACTGCGTCCTGCTGGCGGATGAGGATCAGTGCAGGGTGGAGGTGTCTCCGCTCACCTTCCTCACCGCCAGCAGAAAAGGCATTTGGCTGCGTTTCAAGAGAAGGACACGTAGATATTAA
- the LOC6614897 gene encoding probable cytochrome P450 308a1 isoform X2, with the protein MLPLVLFILLAATLLFWKWQGNHWRRLGLVAPFGWPLVGNMLDFALGRRSYGEIYQEIYTRNPGLKYVGFYRLFNEPAILVRDQELLRQILVGRNFADCADNAVYVDNQRDVLASHNPFIANGDRWRVLRADLVPLFTPSRVRQTLPHVARACQLLRDQVPLGRFEAKDLATRYTLQVVASAIFGLDAHCLGSHKRMAPPSRWLEWLAPLFQPSVWSLLETMSLLHSPRLGRLIGHRLIRTPAAAALVQGFGGG; encoded by the exons ATGCTGCCACTGGTGCTATTTATCCTTTTGGCCGCCACGCTTCTGTTTTGGAAATGGCAGGGCAATCACTGGCGTCGCCTGGGACTGGTGGCACCCTTTGGCTGGCCACTGGTTGGGAATATGTTGGACTTTGCCCTGGGCCGCCGCTCATATGGCGAGATTTACCAGGAAATCTATAC TCGGAATCCGGGCCTGAAATATGTGGGTTTCTATCGCCTGTTTAACGAACCCGCCATTTTGGTGCGTGACCAGGAGTTGCTGCGCCAGATCCTGGTGGGCCGTAACTTTGCCGACTGTGCGGACAACGCCGTTTATGTGGACAACCAGCGCGATGTCCTGGCTAGCCACAATCCCTTTATCGCCAACGGGGACCGCTGGCGAGTCTTGCGGGCCGACCTGGTGCCGCTCTTCACACCCAGTCGAGTGCGTCAGACCTTGCCACATGTGGCCAGAGCATGTCAGTTGCTCCGGGATCAGGTGCCCCTTGGACGCTTCGAGGCCAAGGATTTGGCCACTCGTTATACGCTGCAAGTGGTTGCCTCCGCGATCTTCGGTCTGGATGCCCATTGCTTGGGGAGTCACAAGAGGATGGCTCCACCAAGTCGTTGGCTGGAATGGCTCGCTCCGCTCTTTCAGCCAAGTGTTTGGAGTTTGCTGGAGACCATGTCACTGCTCCACTCTCCTCGATTGGGTAGACTCATTGGCCACCGGTTG ATACGTACCCCTGCCGCTGCAGCACTGGTTCAGGGATTTGGTGGAGGCTAG